The following are encoded in a window of Flavobacterium psychrotrophum genomic DNA:
- a CDS encoding ABC transporter permease, with translation MLKNWIKIFLYQVKHNKFFTALNVLGLSLGIAGLVFAILYWNDEQSYDAWNPDKDRIFLLVNQVDDHVFWTSGTAAMGPNLAKKSAEVASYCYLQDHYRNDNIVSGNKKVYFTKILNAQRNFFEFFPFEFSEGNSKKALPDENSICLSEDAAKSLFGDAPALGKEVLYSGTKLVVRGVYKLNKKASYQPAVVISRLDATLKELESQWGNYEFALYIKAKKASDQNAILKHINTLNYDNLTTRLAKFEGITPEEFVKKHGGARVSLEPLSEVRLHTKTDGVAEGKGNYQFLVIMMGLSILILALSIFNYINLATANAIKRAKEVGVRKILGASKNNIVFQFITETTAMVCISIMLALVIVELSLPYYNNFLDKDLAINSGAFFLQLTGILLITVVAAGILPAIYVSNFETLNVLKGNFSRTKTGIWLRNAMLVLQFAIAAFFIIGSYVVYEQINYLSTKDLGFKGEQIINISYRNIYGDAITDDMRYNKYLSIKSALQNIKGVQQVAGGTIHFGEGASTTIEYRYKDERISGDNMSIDFGLTEMMNIKLKEGRFLSEKFASDTIDNIVLNEAAVKLMKVKSAVGKDINWDGKMMKVVGVVKDFNINGPDKAIPPISIFHFKNIRWMLGVFQNIYVKADAATMDQTVAEIEKYWLRNVDPDYPFTYDFVNREYARSYQNYVKQRNLFSLLNVVVIVIALFGLFALASYSIQRRMKEIAIRKTLGAETKVLLRELSKQYILFCIIGFAIAFVPAWILLNHWLDNFAFRIQVSALPFITGFVVLMALTLIVVLSRAYAATRVNVLKYLKYE, from the coding sequence ATGCTAAAAAACTGGATCAAGATATTTTTATACCAGGTAAAGCACAACAAGTTCTTTACCGCGCTTAATGTGCTGGGGCTTAGCCTGGGTATTGCAGGGCTGGTATTTGCTATATTGTACTGGAACGATGAGCAAAGCTATGACGCGTGGAATCCGGATAAGGATCGTATTTTTTTACTGGTAAACCAGGTAGATGACCACGTGTTCTGGACATCGGGCACAGCTGCAATGGGGCCAAACCTGGCTAAGAAATCGGCCGAAGTAGCATCGTACTGTTACCTTCAGGATCATTACCGCAACGACAACATTGTATCGGGCAATAAAAAAGTATACTTTACAAAAATCCTCAATGCACAACGCAATTTTTTTGAGTTCTTTCCCTTTGAATTTTCAGAAGGTAACAGTAAAAAAGCACTGCCCGATGAAAACAGTATCTGCCTTTCTGAAGATGCCGCAAAAAGCCTTTTTGGCGACGCACCGGCTCTTGGTAAAGAAGTATTATATTCGGGTACAAAACTTGTGGTAAGGGGTGTTTACAAGCTTAATAAAAAAGCATCTTACCAGCCGGCAGTTGTTATAAGCCGGCTTGATGCTACCCTAAAAGAATTAGAAAGCCAATGGGGCAATTATGAGTTTGCGCTATACATAAAAGCTAAAAAGGCCTCAGACCAAAATGCAATACTAAAGCATATAAATACGCTTAACTATGACAACCTTACTACGCGCCTTGCCAAATTTGAAGGTATTACACCTGAAGAATTTGTAAAAAAGCACGGCGGGGCGAGGGTTTCGTTAGAGCCATTGTCAGAAGTACGCCTGCATACAAAAACTGATGGCGTAGCCGAAGGTAAAGGCAACTACCAGTTTTTAGTAATTATGATGGGGCTTAGCATACTTATACTGGCATTATCTATATTCAACTATATAAACCTTGCTACCGCAAACGCAATAAAGCGTGCTAAAGAGGTAGGCGTACGCAAAATACTGGGCGCAAGTAAAAACAATATCGTGTTTCAGTTTATTACAGAAACTACCGCTATGGTATGTATCTCTATAATGCTGGCACTGGTTATTGTAGAGCTGTCACTGCCCTACTACAATAACTTTCTTGATAAAGACCTGGCTATAAACTCCGGTGCATTCTTTTTGCAGCTTACGGGCATACTGCTTATTACCGTAGTGGCTGCCGGTATTCTGCCCGCTATCTATGTATCAAACTTTGAAACGCTTAATGTGCTTAAGGGCAATTTTAGCCGTACAAAAACAGGTATCTGGCTGCGCAACGCCATGCTCGTATTACAATTTGCAATAGCCGCGTTTTTTATCATTGGGTCGTATGTGGTATACGAGCAAATTAACTACCTCAGCACTAAAGATCTTGGCTTTAAAGGTGAGCAAATAATAAACATATCCTATCGCAACATTTACGGCGATGCTATAACAGATGATATGAGGTACAACAAGTACCTCTCAATAAAAAGCGCACTACAAAACATAAAAGGTGTACAACAGGTAGCCGGCGGTACTATCCACTTTGGCGAAGGCGCTTCTACTACGATCGAATACCGCTATAAAGATGAGCGTATAAGCGGTGACAATATGAGTATTGATTTTGGCCTGACCGAAATGATGAACATCAAACTAAAAGAAGGCCGGTTTTTAAGTGAAAAATTTGCATCGGATACTATTGACAATATAGTGCTTAATGAAGCCGCCGTAAAGCTTATGAAAGTAAAAAGCGCTGTAGGCAAAGACATAAACTGGGACGGTAAAATGATGAAGGTTGTGGGCGTTGTTAAAGACTTTAATATCAACGGACCCGATAAAGCCATACCACCCATATCAATATTCCATTTTAAGAACATACGCTGGATGCTGGGCGTGTTCCAAAACATTTACGTAAAAGCTGATGCTGCAACTATGGACCAGACTGTAGCTGAAATTGAAAAATACTGGTTAAGGAACGTAGATCCTGATTATCCTTTTACCTACGATTTTGTCAACAGGGAGTATGCACGCAGCTACCAGAATTATGTTAAGCAGCGCAACCTGTTTTCCCTGCTTAATGTTGTGGTTATAGTTATAGCCCTGTTTGGATTGTTTGCACTGGCATCGTACAGCATACAGCGCCGCATGAAGGAAATTGCCATTCGCAAAACGCTGGGCGCCGAAACTAAGGTATTACTCAGGGAACTGTCTAAACAGTACATACTGTTCTGTATCATTGGCTTTGCCATAGCATTTGTACCGGCCTGGATACTGCTTAACCACTGGCTTGATAATTTTGCCTTTAGGATACAGGTATCTGCATTGCCGTTTATAACAGGCTTTGTTGTACTTATGGCACTTACCCTTATTGTAGTACTCAGCCGGGCTTATGCAGCCACTCGTGTAAATGTGCTTAAATATCTTAAGTACGAATAA
- a CDS encoding ABC transporter permease produces MLKNWIKIFLYQAKRNKVFTALNTLGLSLGIAGLVFAILYWNDEHSYNAWNPEKEKVHQVLSHINDDMIWAHSVYPLAKYMKDMPEIEEFCYLNNWYFDEIVQYGQKKEKIKILDSQPNFFSLFPFEFIRGNAKTALPDSGSIAISDEVATRLFGDQDPIGKTIKYSGRQLVVRGVYHIPGKSSYSPAAVTSLIYETRLKGNEDQWGNFNFCLLLKVKPQNAAGVQKKLEGLFMEYKTKPSAKEEGIDLEEYLKANPPFKISLEKLADARLHSITEGYPEGRGNYQFLLIMAGLSVLILILSITNYINLATANAIKRAKEVGVRKVLGAGKGNIIKQFVFETIIITITALLLALVIVELALPFYNDFLNKTLVLNSSLFYMQLVITFIIVVVTAGILPAVYVANFETLNVLRGNFTRSKSGVWARNAMLVVQFAIASFFIVGSYIVYEQVSFMANKDLGLSGAQVINVVYRKVHNDSTSIIFNNYDRVKQEVKKIPGVINVSGAAFSLADGAASSSGFTYHNKNIQAQNMAMDFEFIDMMKIKMASGRNLSEKFASDTISSMMINETAAKMMHEKDPIGKIVDWNSQKLKIVGVVKDFHMYGPQAPIPPMSFFHLKTVDWMLYNMDKMYIKVDPNNIEQTLAALDKYWTAKVDTEYPFQYEFVDKAYERTYQSYIKQRNLFSLLNIVVIFIALVGLFALASYSIQRRMKEIAIRKTLGAETGTLLRELSKQYIIFCIIGFAIAFVPAWMLLDMWLDNFAFRIPVSVIPFVVGFVVLMVLTLTVVLSRAFIATRTNVLPYLKTD; encoded by the coding sequence ATGTTAAAAAACTGGATAAAAATATTCTTGTACCAGGCAAAGAGAAATAAGGTATTTACTGCTCTTAATACGCTGGGGCTTAGCCTGGGCATTGCCGGGCTGGTATTTGCCATACTGTACTGGAACGATGAGCATTCTTACAACGCCTGGAATCCTGAAAAAGAAAAAGTGCACCAGGTACTAAGTCATATAAACGACGATATGATATGGGCACACAGTGTGTATCCATTGGCTAAGTACATGAAAGATATGCCTGAGATAGAAGAGTTTTGCTACCTTAACAACTGGTATTTTGATGAAATAGTGCAATACGGGCAAAAAAAGGAAAAAATAAAAATTCTGGATTCCCAGCCCAACTTCTTTTCATTATTTCCTTTTGAGTTTATTCGTGGTAATGCTAAAACAGCCCTGCCGGATAGTGGCAGCATTGCCATTAGCGATGAGGTTGCAACCCGTCTTTTTGGCGATCAGGATCCTATAGGAAAAACTATAAAATACAGTGGCCGCCAGCTGGTGGTGCGTGGTGTATACCATATTCCCGGTAAATCGTCTTATTCGCCCGCAGCAGTTACCAGCCTTATTTATGAAACACGCCTTAAAGGTAACGAAGACCAGTGGGGTAACTTTAATTTTTGCCTGCTCCTAAAAGTAAAACCACAAAATGCAGCCGGTGTTCAGAAAAAACTGGAAGGCCTTTTTATGGAGTATAAAACAAAGCCGTCTGCTAAAGAAGAAGGTATTGATCTGGAGGAATACCTTAAGGCAAACCCTCCGTTTAAAATATCACTGGAAAAGCTGGCCGATGCCAGGCTGCACTCTATTACAGAGGGTTATCCTGAAGGGCGCGGCAACTACCAGTTTTTACTTATTATGGCAGGGCTGTCTGTACTTATACTTATCCTATCGATAACTAACTATATAAACCTTGCCACAGCTAATGCTATTAAAAGAGCTAAAGAGGTGGGCGTGCGCAAGGTACTGGGAGCCGGCAAAGGCAACATTATAAAGCAGTTTGTATTCGAAACCATAATAATTACCATCACAGCCTTATTGCTGGCACTGGTAATAGTAGAGCTAGCACTACCCTTTTATAACGATTTTTTAAATAAAACACTGGTACTAAACAGCAGCCTTTTTTATATGCAACTTGTTATTACGTTTATAATAGTGGTAGTTACCGCAGGTATTTTACCGGCTGTTTATGTCGCAAATTTTGAAACATTAAATGTACTACGGGGCAACTTTACCCGTAGCAAAAGCGGTGTATGGGCGCGCAATGCGATGCTTGTAGTACAGTTTGCCATAGCTTCGTTTTTTATTGTGGGTTCTTACATCGTTTATGAGCAGGTAAGCTTTATGGCAAACAAAGACCTTGGCCTTAGTGGCGCGCAGGTTATTAATGTTGTTTACCGTAAAGTGCACAATGACAGTACAAGCATAATTTTTAATAATTATGATAGGGTAAAACAGGAAGTCAAAAAAATACCGGGGGTAATAAATGTTAGCGGTGCAGCATTTTCGTTGGCCGATGGTGCTGCATCATCTTCCGGGTTTACCTACCACAATAAAAACATACAGGCACAAAACATGGCCATGGATTTTGAATTCATAGACATGATGAAGATAAAAATGGCCAGCGGTCGTAACCTGTCAGAGAAGTTTGCTTCTGATACCATAAGCAGCATGATGATAAATGAAACGGCTGCCAAAATGATGCATGAAAAAGACCCCATTGGCAAGATAGTAGACTGGAATAGCCAGAAACTTAAAATTGTGGGTGTAGTTAAAGATTTTCATATGTACGGGCCACAGGCTCCTATACCTCCTATGTCGTTTTTCCATTTAAAAACCGTCGACTGGATGCTTTATAATATGGATAAGATGTACATAAAAGTTGACCCAAATAATATAGAACAAACCCTTGCAGCACTTGATAAATACTGGACTGCAAAAGTAGATACCGAATATCCTTTTCAATATGAATTTGTAGATAAGGCTTATGAACGCACCTATCAGTCGTACATAAAACAGCGCAACCTGTTTTCGCTGCTCAACATAGTGGTAATATTTATAGCACTTGTAGGCCTTTTTGCACTGGCAAGTTACAGCATACAGCGCCGCATGAAGGAGATTGCGATCCGCAAAACACTGGGTGCCGAAACCGGTACACTGCTTAGGGAGCTTTCTAAACAGTACATTATATTCTGTATCATTGGCTTTGCCATAGCTTTTGTACCTGCCTGGATGCTGCTGGATATGTGGCTCGATAATTTTGCATTCCGCATACCGGTATCTGTTATCCCATTTGTAGTTGGCTTTGTAGTACTTATGGTCCTAACGCTTACTGTGGTGCTATCGCGCGCTTTTATAGCTACGCGCACCAATGTACTACCTTACCTTAAAACCGATTAG
- a CDS encoding ABC transporter ATP-binding protein, whose amino-acid sequence MIKIENLSKVFRTEEVETTALNNVSLQIKQGEFVTIMGASGCGKSTLLNIVGLLDNASGGSYKLLDNEINGLSETAKSKVRKENIGFVFQNFNLIDELSVYDNIELPLIYNNVPATERKKKVEAIAERLAISHRLKHYPQQLSGGQQQRAAVSRALVNDPKIILADEPTGNLDSKNGNEVMELLTDLHANGATILMVTHSEHDASFSQRTIIMKDGMVLSERNNTKKVDVFVG is encoded by the coding sequence ATGATAAAAATCGAAAACCTTAGTAAAGTATTCCGTACAGAAGAAGTAGAAACAACTGCACTTAACAATGTATCGCTGCAAATAAAGCAAGGCGAGTTTGTAACCATAATGGGCGCTTCGGGCTGTGGAAAGTCTACCCTGCTAAACATTGTAGGCCTGTTGGACAACGCCAGTGGCGGCAGCTACAAACTGCTGGATAACGAAATAAACGGCCTTAGTGAAACAGCTAAGTCTAAAGTTCGCAAAGAAAACATAGGCTTTGTGTTCCAAAACTTTAACCTTATCGATGAACTTTCGGTATACGATAATATCGAACTGCCGCTTATTTATAATAATGTGCCTGCTACTGAGCGTAAAAAGAAGGTTGAGGCCATAGCCGAAAGGCTTGCCATTAGCCACAGGCTTAAGCACTACCCACAACAACTTTCGGGTGGGCAGCAGCAAAGGGCAGCCGTATCGCGTGCGCTGGTTAACGACCCTAAGATTATCCTGGCGGATGAGCCAACAGGTAACCTGGACAGTAAAAATGGTAACGAGGTTATGGAGCTGCTAACCGACCTGCACGCAAACGGTGCTACCATTCTTATGGTTACCCACTCTGAGCACGATGCATCGTTCTCGCAACGCACCATTATCATGAAAGACGGTATGGTACTGAGCGAAAGAAACAACACTAAAAAAGTAGATGTGTTTGTGGGGTAA
- a CDS encoding S41 family peptidase produces the protein MKKALQLCIFLMTLVTVAQDCPCSESFNWAKKTFEENDAGFQYVIDKKGAEAYRQHNAIFADKVKTITTKEDCAAAVYEWLKFFRGGHISANAVNNVAAPTAAVDSHTDWEKYPVTEKQFLKYLAKADPKSLEGIWKTTPYTIGIIKKGDGYIGFILDGAGTAWQKNQIKLRAKPNADKTGYNGEFYLRNYQTYKFENARLIGANTILLGRFIFQRDNPKVQDVQALKNYVALLGSDGPMVQQHSANTLVLRIPSFDGGYKKDIDSVIRANHDKIIRTKNLVIDVRNNGGGSDGSYREIVKYLYTNPIRIVATQMYSTKLNNERMEGFLKEPGISEAEKAEITAELKKLNDNPGKFVNLHEQKVFVQTLDTVYNYPENVAILINENNASTTEQFLLAAKQSSKTKLFGTTTAGMLDISNMHFVISPCGTLQLGYCLSKSFRIPHMAIDDIGLQPDYYLDSEIPDEEWVNYAEKTFSTIK, from the coding sequence ATGAAAAAGGCTTTACAATTGTGCATATTTTTAATGACACTGGTAACAGTGGCCCAGGATTGCCCCTGCTCAGAAAGTTTTAATTGGGCAAAGAAAACCTTTGAAGAAAATGATGCCGGTTTTCAGTATGTTATAGATAAAAAAGGTGCAGAGGCCTACAGGCAGCATAATGCTATTTTTGCTGATAAAGTAAAAACAATTACAACTAAAGAAGATTGCGCGGCAGCCGTTTATGAGTGGCTAAAGTTTTTTAGGGGCGGGCATATATCGGCTAATGCCGTAAATAATGTAGCAGCTCCGACGGCGGCAGTAGACAGCCATACTGACTGGGAAAAATATCCTGTTACTGAGAAACAATTTCTAAAGTATCTGGCGAAAGCCGATCCAAAATCATTAGAGGGTATCTGGAAAACTACTCCATACACTATTGGTATCATTAAAAAAGGCGATGGCTACATTGGTTTTATACTTGATGGCGCAGGTACCGCATGGCAAAAAAACCAGATAAAACTGCGTGCAAAGCCTAATGCCGATAAAACAGGCTACAACGGCGAGTTCTACTTAAGAAATTATCAAACTTATAAATTTGAAAATGCTCGCCTTATAGGAGCAAATACGATATTACTTGGCAGGTTTATATTTCAGCGTGATAACCCTAAAGTACAGGATGTACAGGCCTTAAAAAACTACGTAGCGCTTTTGGGTTCAGATGGCCCTATGGTACAACAGCATTCTGCCAATACACTGGTATTGCGTATACCAAGCTTTGACGGGGGCTATAAAAAAGATATAGACAGCGTAATACGGGCTAATCATGATAAAATTATACGTACTAAAAACCTGGTTATTGATGTAAGGAACAACGGTGGCGGATCTGACGGAAGCTACCGGGAAATAGTAAAATACCTGTACACAAACCCCATACGCATTGTGGCAACACAAATGTATTCGACTAAGTTAAACAACGAGCGTATGGAAGGCTTTTTAAAGGAGCCGGGAATAAGCGAAGCAGAAAAAGCTGAAATTACTGCCGAGCTTAAAAAACTAAACGATAACCCCGGCAAATTTGTAAACCTGCATGAACAAAAGGTTTTTGTGCAAACACTTGATACTGTTTATAACTATCCTGAAAATGTAGCCATACTGATAAACGAAAATAATGCCAGCACGACAGAGCAGTTTTTACTTGCGGCAAAGCAAAGCAGTAAAACAAAACTGTTTGGCACTACAACCGCCGGTATGCTTGATATTAGCAATATGCATTTTGTAATATCGCCCTGTGGCACTTTACAATTAGGGTACTGCCTTTCTAAAAGCTTTCGCATACCGCATATGGCTATAGACGATATTGGCCTGCAGCCTGATTATTACCTTGACAGCGAAATACCCGATGAAGAATGGGTAAACTATGCCGAAAAAACATTTTCAACAATCAAATAA
- a CDS encoding efflux RND transporter periplasmic adaptor subunit has product MDTIVTRKSKKNKYLLMAIPAFLLAGYFVFAAVTKKRSLTVDKNELSVKTVEKAFFEDFIVFQAKVEPLNAMLLNVIEGGSIQEIFVANGDMVTQGQPLARLYNPNTELSYVTQETSIIEQINNLSKAKLDLRNQELSMAKDLVAIDHDYQDAKNLYDLNEKLFKEEILSKNEWEKTKENFRFQKERKNIIQQSIQKEKQANLIQIGQISQSQTIMYKSLDILRKNKKNFLVTAPLTGRLTSFEPVLGKNYQAGESIGKIDVMKGYKLVAEVDEYYLPRVSANQKGQIDYKGETLDVTVSRVIPEIKSGRFLVELTFTSDKELHLQQGLSFGVRLILSEKAKTTVLPKGRFYEETAGKWVFVVNGDKAERREIKLGRENPVYYEVLGGLKEGDKVVTSNYADYKEIEILNLE; this is encoded by the coding sequence ATGGACACTATCGTTACCCGTAAAAGTAAAAAAAATAAATATCTGCTTATGGCAATACCGGCTTTTTTATTGGCGGGATACTTTGTATTTGCAGCGGTAACAAAAAAGCGCAGCCTTACAGTAGATAAAAATGAACTATCTGTTAAAACCGTTGAAAAAGCTTTTTTTGAAGACTTCATTGTTTTTCAGGCAAAGGTAGAACCGCTTAACGCTATGCTGCTAAACGTTATTGAAGGCGGGTCGATACAGGAAATATTTGTAGCAAATGGCGATATGGTTACACAGGGCCAGCCATTGGCAAGGTTGTACAACCCGAATACCGAGTTGAGCTATGTAACCCAGGAAACATCGATAATAGAGCAGATAAATAACCTGAGCAAAGCAAAGCTCGATCTACGTAACCAGGAACTGAGCATGGCAAAAGACCTTGTAGCCATAGACCACGACTACCAGGATGCTAAAAACCTGTATGACCTGAACGAGAAGCTTTTTAAAGAAGAGATACTTTCTAAAAACGAATGGGAGAAAACAAAAGAGAACTTCCGTTTTCAGAAAGAGCGTAAGAACATCATACAGCAAAGCATACAAAAAGAAAAGCAGGCCAACCTGATACAAATAGGCCAGATATCGCAGTCGCAAACCATTATGTACAAAAGCCTTGACATATTGCGCAAAAACAAAAAGAACTTTTTAGTAACGGCGCCGCTTACCGGCAGGCTAACATCTTTTGAACCTGTATTGGGTAAAAACTACCAGGCAGGCGAAAGCATTGGCAAAATTGACGTAATGAAAGGTTACAAACTGGTAGCCGAAGTTGATGAGTACTACCTTCCTCGTGTATCGGCTAACCAGAAAGGGCAGATTGATTATAAAGGCGAAACGCTTGATGTAACGGTAAGCCGCGTAATCCCTGAAATTAAGAGTGGTCGCTTTTTAGTAGAGCTCACCTTTACATCAGATAAAGAGCTGCACCTGCAACAGGGACTTAGCTTTGGCGTACGCCTTATACTGTCTGAAAAAGCAAAAACAACCGTATTGCCAAAAGGCAGGTTTTATGAAGAAACAGCCGGAAAATGGGTATTTGTAGTGAACGGCGATAAAGCCGAACGCCGCGAAATAAAACTGGGACGCGAAAATCCGGTATATTATGAGGTACTGGGCGGCCTCAAGGAAGGCGATAAAGTGGTAACCAGCAACTATGCCGATTATAAAGAAATAGAAATATTAAATTTAGAATAG
- a CDS encoding sigma-54-dependent transcriptional regulator: MKKTQAGILVIDDKEDILFASKLVLKKHFEHIFTLPDPKKAIALLAENPIDVVLLDMNYRMGLDDGREGIYLLKEIKTFSPKTVVILMTAFGKVETAVEGLKLGAFDYILKPWDNDKLVEVVKAAVTESRKLRKQEQGAATNNSYFIGESTAIKKAYSLAAKVARTDANVLILGENGTGKYVMANYIHQNSARSSQPFIHVDLGALSESIFESELFGYAKGAFTDAKADTPGRFELANNGTIFLDEIGNVPLHLQSKLLQVIQNRQVIRLGEGKARPLNVRIITATNIDLKKEAGLKTFREDLYYRINTMEIILPPLRERREDLAALAQFLLSKMADKYERADLEFEPFALQQIQNHAWNGNIREMENRIERAVILCDECIITAADLDLEDIIEIQTEKDVQLSDIEKHTIDKTLQKHNFNISKAADELGLSRAALYRRIEKYELGKH; the protein is encoded by the coding sequence ATGAAAAAAACGCAGGCAGGCATTTTAGTCATAGATGATAAAGAAGACATCCTTTTTGCATCTAAACTGGTGCTCAAAAAACATTTTGAACATATTTTTACCCTGCCCGACCCTAAAAAGGCCATCGCCCTGCTGGCAGAAAACCCTATTGATGTGGTATTGCTGGATATGAATTACCGTATGGGCTTAGACGATGGGCGCGAGGGCATTTACCTGCTTAAGGAGATAAAAACCTTTTCGCCTAAAACGGTTGTAATACTAATGACAGCATTTGGCAAGGTAGAAACGGCAGTAGAAGGCCTTAAGCTGGGTGCTTTTGATTATATATTAAAACCCTGGGATAATGATAAGCTGGTAGAGGTGGTAAAAGCTGCCGTAACCGAAAGCCGCAAACTACGCAAGCAGGAGCAGGGTGCAGCGACTAACAACAGTTATTTTATTGGCGAATCGACTGCCATAAAAAAAGCCTACAGCCTTGCGGCAAAGGTGGCACGGACCGATGCTAACGTATTGATACTGGGTGAAAACGGTACGGGTAAGTATGTAATGGCAAATTACATTCACCAAAATTCTGCGCGTAGCAGCCAGCCTTTTATACACGTAGACTTAGGTGCGCTGAGCGAATCTATTTTTGAGAGCGAGTTATTTGGCTATGCCAAAGGTGCCTTTACCGATGCCAAGGCGGATACTCCCGGACGTTTTGAACTGGCAAATAACGGTACTATTTTTTTAGATGAAATAGGCAATGTGCCCCTGCATTTACAGTCGAAACTGTTGCAGGTTATACAAAACCGACAGGTTATAAGGCTGGGCGAGGGTAAGGCACGTCCGCTAAATGTGCGTATTATTACCGCAACCAACATCGACCTTAAAAAAGAAGCCGGGCTTAAAACCTTTCGCGAAGATTTATATTACCGCATTAATACCATGGAAATTATCCTGCCGCCGCTGCGCGAAAGGCGTGAAGACCTGGCAGCACTGGCGCAGTTCCTGCTGAGTAAAATGGCAGATAAGTATGAACGAGCCGATCTTGAATTTGAACCCTTTGCTTTACAGCAGATACAAAACCATGCCTGGAACGGTAACATCCGCGAGATGGAAAACCGTATAGAGCGTGCCGTAATATTGTGCGATGAATGCATTATTACCGCTGCCGACCTGGATCTTGAAGACATCATCGAAATACAGACCGAAAAAGATGTACAGCTTTCGGACATCGAAAAACATACCATTGATAAAACACTTCAAAAACATAATTTTAACATCAGTAAGGCCGCCGATGAACTCGGGCTTTCGCGTGCTGCGCTTTACAGGCGTATTGAAAAGTATGAACTGGGTAAACACTAA